The Hyphomonas sediminis genome contains a region encoding:
- a CDS encoding CBU_0592 family membrane protein, which produces MTITELFIEVAGWAGAALILGAYILLSMGRLQGNSPAYQWANVIGAAGFILNSGYHGAIPSVAINILWVAIGVFALWRIYKATA; this is translated from the coding sequence ATGACGATCACGGAACTTTTCATCGAAGTGGCTGGCTGGGCCGGGGCAGCGCTGATCCTTGGCGCTTACATCCTGCTGTCCATGGGGCGGCTGCAGGGCAATTCGCCGGCCTATCAGTGGGCCAATGTGATCGGGGCGGCGGGGTTTATTCTCAACAGCGGCTATCACGGCGCCATTCCGTCGGTCGCGATCAACATCCTGTGGGTGGCGATCGGCGTGTTTGCGCTGTGGCGGATCTACAAGGCGACCGCCTAG
- a CDS encoding alpha/beta fold hydrolase, translated as MARIRANGIEIEYEEIGAKNDPLMLLVMGFSGQMTGWPDSFKRGLADAGRRVVVFDNRDIGLSTEFTGKTAPSPRDIVKGITAGEPMHEKVPYVLNDMAADAAALIGELGADKADILGVSMGGMIVQLMALNHPGRVRSLIPVMTTSGDPSVPMSTPEAGAALTAVPENRTPEAIAELAVQGRAVYGSHPDVRGSDDDIRAASMAATRRSDRPEGVARQYAAILAQPRWHDRLATVAHPTLVLHGAADTLILPAAGADIARRIPGAEFELIEKWGHDLPEAMMPALLNRIVPFLGRNVATA; from the coding sequence ATGGCACGCATCAGGGCAAACGGCATCGAAATCGAGTATGAGGAGATCGGGGCGAAGAACGATCCCCTGATGCTCCTGGTCATGGGTTTTTCCGGCCAGATGACCGGCTGGCCAGACAGTTTCAAGCGGGGCCTGGCCGATGCGGGCCGGCGCGTCGTGGTGTTCGACAATCGGGACATAGGCCTCTCGACAGAGTTTACCGGCAAGACCGCCCCCTCCCCGCGCGACATCGTGAAGGGCATCACTGCGGGCGAGCCCATGCACGAGAAAGTGCCCTACGTTCTGAACGACATGGCCGCCGATGCCGCCGCCTTGATCGGCGAACTCGGCGCCGACAAGGCCGACATTCTCGGCGTCTCGATGGGCGGCATGATCGTGCAGCTGATGGCGCTTAATCATCCAGGCCGCGTGCGCAGCCTCATCCCCGTCATGACGACCTCGGGCGATCCGTCTGTGCCGATGTCGACCCCGGAGGCGGGCGCAGCACTAACGGCAGTGCCGGAGAACCGCACGCCGGAGGCGATTGCCGAACTCGCGGTCCAGGGGCGTGCCGTCTACGGATCGCATCCGGACGTGCGCGGATCTGACGATGACATACGGGCCGCCTCCATGGCTGCGACGCGCCGGTCGGACCGGCCCGAAGGGGTCGCCCGGCAATATGCCGCCATCCTCGCCCAACCGCGCTGGCACGACCGTCTCGCCACGGTGGCGCATCCGACACTGGTGCTGCATGGGGCGGCCGACACGCTGATCCTGCCGGCAGCCGGCGCAGACATCGCCCGACGCATTCCCGGCGCAGAGTTCGAACTCATCGAGAAGTGGGGGCACGACCTACCCGAGGCGATGATGCCGGCGCTGCTGAACCGGATCGTGCCCTTCCTCGGCCGCAACGTCGCAACCGCCTGA
- a CDS encoding GNAT family N-acetyltransferase gives MAGEIPITQNPVSPEAAEAIRCAVRLATAMGDSRLAREGDAPGFFKLVSDPAVHAPIYTLPQPLTELACDMFLETHIVEREVGIGLLFVREGEDGRIMGYSDIQLWPEWGAGELGGALHPSLHGEGRGGAGAAASFAWMFRELGLHLICETAALDNIPTQRLLDGLGFRRMGEVVSQRNDGTTRASLVWEITREEWEARHGKV, from the coding sequence ATGGCTGGCGAAATTCCGATCACGCAAAATCCTGTGTCGCCCGAAGCGGCTGAAGCAATCCGCTGCGCTGTGCGGCTGGCAACTGCGATGGGCGACTCGCGCCTTGCGCGAGAAGGGGACGCGCCGGGCTTCTTCAAGCTCGTCTCCGACCCTGCGGTACATGCACCGATCTACACGCTGCCCCAGCCGCTGACGGAGCTGGCCTGCGACATGTTCCTGGAGACGCATATCGTCGAGCGGGAGGTGGGCATCGGGCTGTTGTTCGTACGCGAGGGGGAGGATGGCCGGATCATGGGCTATTCCGACATCCAGCTCTGGCCGGAATGGGGCGCGGGCGAACTTGGCGGGGCGCTGCACCCATCGCTGCACGGCGAGGGGCGCGGCGGAGCCGGCGCTGCGGCGAGCTTTGCCTGGATGTTCCGAGAGCTGGGGCTGCACCTCATCTGTGAGACAGCGGCGCTCGACAATATCCCCACCCAGCGCCTGCTCGACGGGCTTGGTTTCCGGCGGATGGGCGAGGTGGTGAGCCAGCGCAATGACGGGACGACGCGGGCGAGCCTCGTCTGGGAGATCACCCGTGAGGAATGGGAAGCGCGGCACGGTAAAGTCTGA
- a CDS encoding crotonase/enoyl-CoA hydratase family protein yields MSPPENTIRTKTDGNILIVTIDRTQARNAVDGATATALYEAFKAFDADDTLSVAILTGADGNFCAGADLKAVAIGKGNPSHTEGDLGPMGPSRLQLSKPVIAAVDGYAVAGGLELAIWCDLRVASPSAKFGVFCRRFGVPLIDGGTVRLPRLIGASRAMDLILTGREVSAEEAHTIGLVNYLTSDETALPYALKIARDIAAFPQLCMKADRASALSQWSLSEEDAIRAEFAGGLNVLKAGSAKEGASRFSKGEGRHGKF; encoded by the coding sequence ATGAGCCCTCCCGAGAACACCATCCGGACAAAGACGGATGGAAACATCCTCATTGTCACAATCGACCGCACGCAGGCCCGCAACGCCGTCGATGGCGCGACCGCCACGGCCCTCTATGAGGCCTTCAAGGCGTTCGACGCGGATGACACCCTGTCCGTTGCCATCCTCACCGGGGCGGATGGTAATTTCTGCGCGGGCGCAGACCTGAAAGCCGTCGCCATTGGCAAGGGAAACCCGTCGCACACCGAAGGGGATCTTGGTCCGATGGGCCCCTCCCGCCTCCAGCTTTCCAAACCCGTCATTGCCGCCGTCGATGGCTATGCCGTCGCTGGCGGCCTTGAGCTCGCAATCTGGTGCGACCTGCGGGTCGCCTCGCCCTCAGCGAAATTCGGTGTCTTCTGCCGGCGCTTCGGCGTGCCCCTGATCGATGGCGGCACGGTCCGCCTGCCCCGCCTCATCGGCGCCTCCCGCGCGATGGACCTGATCCTGACGGGCCGCGAGGTATCCGCCGAAGAAGCTCACACCATCGGCCTTGTCAATTATCTGACATCGGATGAAACCGCACTTCCCTACGCCCTCAAGATCGCCCGGGACATCGCCGCCTTCCCGCAGCTCTGCATGAAGGCAGACCGCGCCTCTGCGCTCTCCCAGTGGAGCCTCAGCGAGGAAGACGCCATCCGCGCCGAATTTGCCGGCGGGCTGAACGTGCTCAAGGCCGGCAGCGCAAAGGAGGGCGCCAGCCGCTTCTCCAAAGGCGAAGGCCGTCACGGAAAGTTCTGA
- a CDS encoding TCR/Tet family MFS transporter has translation MTETTAPAHPGKRPGRNAFFFVLVTVFIDHLAFGLIIPVLPQLIQELAHVPPEGAPLWIGGLAATYAVMTFFFGPLIGALSDRFGRRPVLLVSMATLGIDFLIMGLAPNIWLLFLGRALAGISGATFSTANAYIADTTSPEERGRAFGFIGAAFGLGFIFGPVAGGLLGEISIHAPFFVAAGLACLNFLYGVFVLPESLPQDRRRALNLTRANPLGAARHFAKLPHIAWFLVTSVFIFLAAMVYPATWSVYGEIRYGWSPLQIGLSLGLVGIGAAAVQAGLMGLILKRLGLIRTVLLGITVSMLTAFGFAFAGRPEIAYAIIVVNALGGVTMPALNAVMSRLTPADAQGELQGAASSLNAIGMIIGPLIMTGALYAFTQPGAPIYLPGAAFLLSAALLVLALLPFRAGVNLNRDALPKSGG, from the coding sequence ATGACTGAGACCACCGCCCCCGCCCATCCGGGCAAACGCCCTGGGCGCAATGCCTTCTTCTTCGTGCTGGTGACGGTCTTCATCGACCATCTTGCCTTCGGCCTGATCATCCCCGTCCTGCCCCAGCTGATCCAGGAACTGGCGCATGTCCCGCCCGAGGGCGCCCCGCTCTGGATCGGCGGGCTGGCCGCCACCTATGCGGTGATGACCTTCTTCTTCGGCCCGCTGATCGGCGCGCTGTCTGACAGGTTCGGCCGCCGCCCGGTCCTGCTCGTCTCGATGGCGACCCTTGGCATAGACTTCCTCATCATGGGGCTGGCGCCAAATATCTGGCTACTGTTCCTCGGCCGCGCACTGGCTGGCATATCCGGCGCCACCTTCTCGACCGCCAACGCCTATATCGCCGATACGACGAGCCCGGAGGAACGCGGCCGCGCCTTCGGTTTCATCGGCGCCGCCTTCGGTCTCGGCTTCATCTTCGGCCCCGTCGCGGGCGGCCTCCTGGGCGAGATCAGCATCCATGCGCCCTTCTTCGTCGCTGCCGGGCTCGCGTGCCTCAACTTTCTCTATGGTGTTTTCGTCCTGCCCGAATCCCTGCCGCAGGATCGCCGCCGCGCGCTCAACCTGACGCGCGCCAATCCGCTCGGCGCGGCCCGGCACTTCGCCAAGCTGCCCCACATCGCCTGGTTCCTGGTCACCAGCGTTTTCATCTTCCTTGCCGCGATGGTCTATCCGGCCACCTGGTCGGTCTATGGCGAAATCCGGTATGGCTGGAGCCCGCTTCAGATCGGCCTCTCGCTCGGCCTTGTCGGCATCGGTGCCGCCGCCGTGCAGGCCGGCCTCATGGGCCTCATCCTGAAACGCCTCGGCCTCATTCGCACAGTCCTGCTCGGCATCACCGTCTCGATGCTCACGGCCTTCGGCTTCGCGTTCGCGGGCCGCCCGGAAATCGCTTATGCGATCATTGTCGTCAACGCGCTGGGCGGGGTCACCATGCCGGCGCTGAACGCGGTCATGTCGCGCCTCACCCCAGCCGACGCGCAGGGCGAGCTTCAGGGCGCTGCGTCCAGTCTCAATGCCATCGGCATGATCATCGGTCCCCTGATTATGACCGGGGCGCTCTACGCCTTCACCCAGCCGGGCGCACCAATCTATCTGCCGGGTGCCGCTTTCCTCTTGTCAGCGGCTTTACTGGTGCTGGCGCTCCTGCCCTTCCGGGCGGGCGTCAACCTGAACCGCGACGCGCTGCCCAAATCAGGCGGCTGA
- a CDS encoding DUF2165 family protein: MIRYFKIVLIVLVGLQGLFYFISNAVNWEYAQMAVGAVFGQADSPAYPNPIVPAITSPVLIQLALAGIMTGELLVGLLCFKGAHDMWKQVGNEAMAFNAAKTWAIAGCCTALIVWFGIFQVFGAGLFQMWQSQVGAGSFEGAFMYHAASAIILIFVNQADI, encoded by the coding sequence ATGATCCGCTATTTCAAGATCGTTCTGATCGTACTGGTCGGGCTTCAGGGCCTGTTCTACTTCATCTCCAACGCCGTGAACTGGGAATATGCCCAGATGGCTGTCGGGGCCGTCTTCGGCCAGGCTGACAGTCCGGCCTATCCGAACCCGATCGTGCCAGCGATCACCTCCCCTGTCCTGATCCAGCTTGCCCTTGCGGGCATCATGACCGGCGAATTGCTGGTCGGCCTGCTATGCTTCAAGGGCGCTCATGACATGTGGAAGCAGGTTGGCAATGAGGCCATGGCGTTCAACGCGGCCAAGACATGGGCCATCGCCGGTTGCTGCACCGCCCTGATTGTCTGGTTCGGCATTTTCCAGGTCTTTGGCGCAGGGCTCTTCCAGATGTGGCAGAGCCAGGTGGGGGCCGGCTCGTTCGAAGGGGCGTTCATGTATCACGCTGCGAGCGCAATCATCCTGATCTTCGTCAATCAGGCCGATATCTAG
- a CDS encoding putative bifunctional diguanylate cyclase/phosphodiesterase has product MVYRYALSSAVGGHFGIYPESGDGGQGLHLWKHDLVLVGLAAVICLAGSWVTLQLLRRAAGVSGYQRIGWHILTAVAAGAAIWCTHFIAMLGFDPGIAFTFEPVLTILSLIVAMVGAVAGFALATSRRLRFAPIIGGSVVGLAIAAMHYTGMMGYSVNGIVTWNVPVLLLSIVFAVVLSALALPVAIRAHTMKKQWFSAGTFVLAIVLLHFTGMVAFQYEPLGVSLVTPMREAILALALAIACVGFLIIGASIASYLIDASVRTDSYEQLRQMAVTDSLTNLPNRVSFNGRLDHELDSAHSQGQKVGLICIDLDRFKEINDLRGHGAGDEVLRTLANRMTYLLRDGEFVARLGGDEFAAVKRMQNAAELSDFLSRLEAVLYEPIALEEFHVTPGASLGVAIYPDDATDKLSLIGNADLAMYRAKSSPNSAVAFYDPSMDEIVRDRKNLANDLRIAFERNELDIHFQVQKSVSTGEIRGYEALLRWTHPVRGSISPAEFISIAEEYGLILQLGEWVLRNACARAARWEPQYKVAVNVSPMQFAHADLPKMILETLVETGLPAHRLELELTESTIFSDKERSLHMLRQIKGMGVTIALDDFGTGYSSLDTLRTFPFDKIKLDKSFVEQVESSEQTAAMVRAVLALGRSLKIPVLAEGIENAQQLSVLTTEGCDEVQGFLLGRPLPVERIVDIGQLTVKPEPAKPEPRQRPDTTEAEVSEALPKVAGGGSAA; this is encoded by the coding sequence GGCGTTTCGGGCTATCAGCGGATCGGCTGGCACATCCTGACCGCCGTGGCGGCGGGCGCCGCAATCTGGTGTACGCACTTCATCGCCATGCTGGGCTTTGACCCCGGAATTGCCTTCACGTTCGAGCCTGTTTTGACAATCTTGTCGCTTATCGTGGCGATGGTGGGCGCCGTGGCGGGCTTTGCGCTGGCAACTTCGCGCCGGCTGCGTTTTGCGCCGATCATTGGCGGAAGCGTTGTTGGCCTCGCGATTGCCGCGATGCACTACACCGGCATGATGGGGTATTCCGTAAACGGCATTGTGACCTGGAATGTGCCGGTTCTCCTGCTGTCCATCGTGTTTGCCGTTGTCCTTTCTGCGCTTGCGCTGCCCGTGGCGATCCGCGCGCATACGATGAAGAAGCAATGGTTTTCTGCGGGCACATTCGTGCTGGCGATCGTGCTGCTGCACTTCACTGGCATGGTGGCCTTCCAGTATGAGCCGCTGGGCGTTTCCCTCGTCACGCCGATGAGAGAAGCGATCCTGGCGCTGGCGCTAGCCATCGCCTGTGTCGGCTTCCTGATCATCGGTGCGAGCATTGCCAGCTACCTGATCGATGCGAGCGTACGCACGGATTCCTATGAGCAGCTGCGCCAGATGGCGGTGACCGACAGCCTGACCAATCTGCCCAACCGCGTGAGTTTCAATGGCCGCCTTGACCATGAACTCGACAGCGCCCACTCGCAGGGCCAGAAGGTTGGCCTGATCTGTATCGACCTTGATCGCTTCAAGGAGATCAACGATCTGCGCGGGCATGGGGCAGGCGATGAAGTGCTGCGCACGCTGGCCAACCGCATGACCTACCTGCTGCGCGATGGCGAGTTTGTGGCGCGCCTCGGCGGGGATGAGTTTGCCGCCGTCAAGCGGATGCAGAACGCGGCAGAGCTCTCTGATTTCCTCAGCCGTCTCGAAGCGGTGCTATATGAGCCGATTGCACTGGAAGAGTTCCATGTGACGCCCGGCGCAAGCCTTGGTGTGGCGATCTATCCTGATGATGCCACCGACAAGCTGTCGCTGATCGGCAATGCGGACCTTGCGATGTACCGCGCGAAATCTTCGCCGAATTCGGCGGTTGCCTTCTATGACCCTTCCATGGACGAGATCGTCCGGGACCGGAAGAACCTTGCCAATGACCTGCGCATCGCGTTCGAGCGCAACGAGCTGGACATTCATTTCCAGGTGCAGAAATCGGTTTCGACCGGTGAGATCCGTGGATATGAAGCGCTGCTGCGCTGGACCCACCCTGTACGAGGCAGCATTTCGCCAGCCGAATTCATCTCGATTGCGGAAGAATATGGCCTGATCCTGCAGCTTGGCGAATGGGTGTTGCGCAATGCGTGCGCGCGCGCGGCCCGCTGGGAGCCACAGTATAAGGTGGCGGTCAACGTCTCCCCGATGCAGTTTGCCCATGCCGACCTGCCCAAGATGATCCTCGAGACGCTGGTGGAGACCGGACTGCCGGCGCACCGGCTGGAGCTGGAACTGACGGAGTCGACGATCTTCTCCGACAAGGAACGCTCGCTGCACATGCTGCGCCAGATCAAGGGCATGGGTGTGACCATCGCGCTGGACGATTTCGGTACGGGCTATTCCTCGCTCGACACGCTGCGTACGTTCCCGTTCGACAAGATCAAGCTCGACAAATCCTTTGTGGAGCAGGTGGAATCGAGCGAGCAGACGGCGGCGATGGTGCGTGCCGTGCTGGCGCTGGGCCGTAGCCTGAAAATCCCGGTTCTGGCGGAAGGCATCGAGAATGCCCAGCAGCTGTCTGTTCTGACTACGGAAGGGTGCGACGAGGTTCAGGGCTTCCTGCTCGGCCGTCCGCTGCCAGTCGAACGGATCGTTGATATCGGCCAGCTGACGGTGAAGCCCGAGCCTGCCAAGCCCGAACCGCGACAGCGCCCGGATACCACGGAAGCAGAAGTCTCTGAGGCTTTGCCGAAAGTGGCCGGTGGCGGATCAGCCGCCTGA